ACGTCGGCCGGCAGCTTCTCGACCCAGGGGTTGAGGGTCGGCTCGAACTGGTAGCAGTGCGGGCAGCCGTACCAGAACAGCTCGACCACTTCGATCTTGTCGGGCTGCGATACCGGTACCTGCTGCTTCAGCTCGACATACTGGCGGCCGGCCTCGATGCTTTCGGCCTGGGCACTGACGCCGAGCAGGCTGAAGGTGGCGAAGGCGGCGCTGAGAATCAGGTTACGCATGCAGAACTCCTTGGCGATGGGGGCCGCGCGGGGCGCGCGGTTCGATTCGACCGGCGGCGCCACGACGGGTTCCGGCATTGTAGCGGCAGCACCAACGAAAAAGGGTGGCCATGGCCACCCTTTTGTTTGCGCCTGTCAGCGCCCGGTCAGTGCAGGCCCTGCACGTAGCTGGACAGCGCTTCGATGTCCTTGTTGCTCAGCTTGGCGGCGATGGCACGCATGATCATGGCGTCGCCGTCGTTGGTACGGTTGCCTTCGCGGAAATCGGTCAGCTGCTTGGCCACGTACTGGGCATGCTGGCCACCCAGTTTCGGGAAGCTGGCAGCGGCCAGGCCGGCGCCATCCGGGGAATGGCAACCGGTGCAGGCCGGCATGCCTTCGGCCAGCTTGCCGCCGCGGAACAGCGCTTCGCCGCGCTCGACCAGCTTGGGATCGGCGGCACCGACGCTCATCTTCTGGCTGGCGAAGTAGGCGGCGATGTCGGCCAGGTCCTGGTCGCTGAGGTTGGTCAGCATGCCCGTCATCTCGACGATCTGCCGCTTGCCGGACTTCACGTCATGCAACTGCTTGAGCAGGTATTTCTCACCCTGGCCAGCCAGTTTCGGGAAGTTCGGCGCGGCACTGTTGCCATCGGCGCCATGGCAGGCGCCACAGACGGCAACCTTGGCCTTGCCGGCTTCGGCATCACCCACGATAGGGTTGGCGGCTTGCGCGGCCACGGAGACGCCCAGGCTCAACAGCAGACTCACGAGTACTTTGTT
This DNA window, taken from Pseudomonas alcaligenes, encodes the following:
- a CDS encoding cytochrome c; translation: MNKVLVSLLLSLGVSVAAQAANPIVGDAEAGKAKVAVCGACHGADGNSAAPNFPKLAGQGEKYLLKQLHDVKSGKRQIVEMTGMLTNLSDQDLADIAAYFASQKMSVGAADPKLVERGEALFRGGKLAEGMPACTGCHSPDGAGLAAASFPKLGGQHAQYVAKQLTDFREGNRTNDGDAMIMRAIAAKLSNKDIEALSSYVQGLH